A region of Deltaproteobacteria bacterium DNA encodes the following proteins:
- a CDS encoding efflux RND transporter periplasmic adaptor subunit, which produces MTKRMIIMLILVAVTFGGIFGYKAFTGYMMQKAMATQGPPPQTVSAMKATTQAWQPRLQAVGTLKALRGADLAPEVSGIVSRIYFQSGEMVQAGALLLEMDAQSDIAKLKSFKATLELARKNYLRDQEQFKEQIVSQAALDADLADLQRAEAQVSEQQALVDKKAIRAPFDGRLGIRMADLGQYLNPGMKIVTLQTLDPIYVDFFLPQKDINRITVGQQVEVRTDAYPEHVFKGIISAIDPKVDTSTRNAAIRATVRNPKQQLLPGMFTTTLIETGKSERFITMPQTAVVYNPYGSVVYLAVEKGKDPEGEPNLVAMQRFVKTGETRGDQISILEGIEEGDLVVTSGQIKLRNGTPILINNKIHPTNDPAPTPVDN; this is translated from the coding sequence ATGACCAAGCGAATGATCATTATGCTGATTCTGGTTGCTGTAACATTCGGAGGAATTTTCGGTTACAAGGCATTCACGGGGTACATGATGCAAAAGGCCATGGCCACTCAGGGGCCTCCACCTCAAACCGTATCGGCAATGAAAGCCACGACCCAAGCATGGCAACCACGCCTGCAAGCGGTCGGGACCTTGAAGGCGCTCCGCGGGGCGGACCTGGCACCCGAGGTCAGCGGTATCGTCTCCCGGATTTACTTTCAATCCGGCGAGATGGTCCAGGCAGGAGCACTTCTTTTGGAAATGGATGCCCAATCTGATATCGCTAAACTGAAATCGTTCAAAGCCACCCTGGAGTTGGCCAGGAAAAATTACCTGAGGGACCAGGAACAATTTAAAGAACAGATCGTCAGCCAGGCCGCCTTGGATGCAGATCTGGCGGACCTGCAACGGGCGGAAGCGCAGGTTTCGGAACAGCAGGCTCTGGTAGACAAGAAAGCTATTCGGGCTCCTTTCGACGGGCGTCTGGGTATCCGCATGGCCGACCTGGGACAGTATCTGAATCCGGGGATGAAGATCGTCACCCTCCAGACCCTCGACCCCATATATGTAGATTTTTTTCTCCCGCAGAAGGACATCAACCGGATCACCGTCGGACAGCAAGTGGAGGTCCGGACGGATGCCTATCCAGAACATGTTTTTAAAGGCATCATCTCAGCCATAGATCCCAAGGTCGACACGAGTACCCGTAATGCAGCCATCCGGGCAACTGTCCGAAACCCAAAACAGCAGCTCCTGCCGGGCATGTTCACCACCACCCTAATTGAAACGGGCAAATCCGAACGTTTCATCACCATGCCCCAGACTGCCGTTGTCTACAATCCCTACGGGAGCGTCGTTTATCTGGCTGTAGAAAAAGGCAAGGATCCCGAGGGGGAACCCAATCTGGTGGCCATGCAACGATTCGTCAAGACCGGAGAAACCCGGGGCGACCAGATTTCCATTCTTGAAGGAATTGAAGAAGGAGACCTGGTCGTGACATCAGGACAGATCAAACTGCGTAACGGCACGCCGATCCTGATCAACAACAAGATTCATCCAACGAACGATCCGGCACCCACTCCTGTAGACAACTAA